CACGCCAACACCATCGAGATCATGTGGAAAATCGACCCCTGGCTCAACAAGGGCATGAACAGCGACTGGGAGCGCACGGCAGGCTGCTACTACTGCCACGGGACCGTGCTGAAGAAGGACGCCAAGGGCAACCTCGACGCATCGACCTGGCCCAACGTGGGCGTGGGCCGCGTGAACATGGACGGTTCCCTGGGCAGCTGCACCTCCTGCCACACCAGGCACCGCTTCTCCGTGGCCGAGGCACGCAAGCCGGAGGCATGCGGTCAGTGCCACCTCGGCCCCGACCACCCGCAAATCGAAATCTACACCGAGTCCAAGCACGGCGCCATCACCGAGACCAACAAGCATGAATATCGCTGGGACGCCGCTCCGGGCACCTGGACGGCCGGCGTCGACTACCGTTCGCCAAGCTGCGCGGCCTGCCACATGTCCGGCTCGGGCGAAGTCATCGGCTCGCATGACGTCACCGAGCGCCTCGGCTGGGAGCTGCAGGCCCCGCTGACCGTCCGGCCCCAGGACTTCGCGGCCTTTCCGGCCAAGACCAACTGGCAGGACGAACAGGAAAAGATGAAGAAGGTCTGCGTGCAGTGTCACAGCAAGAGCTGGGTGGACGCGCACTACGTCAAGACCGACCAGTCCGTGACCGAGTACAACGAGGTCTACTACAAGCCCGCCAAAGCCATGCTCGACGACTTGTACGCCAAAGGCCTTCTCGACAGCGGAAAATTCTTCGACGAGAAGCTCGAGGTCGAGTTCTACGAGCTCTGGCATCACGAAGGCCGCCGGGCCCGCATGGGCACGGCCATGATGGCCCCGGATTACACGT
This region of Desulfomicrobium escambiense DSM 10707 genomic DNA includes:
- a CDS encoding multiheme c-type cytochrome, whose product is MKHAVFSILITLFLLCLASGVGADMSKVKEFRIERGMSEQAKACIECHKTETPGLFADWAGSRHANANISCLDCHQAEEHDADVSDPHYKQYQRDDNKWGKQEYRVPVAAAVTPKDCSRCHPDEVKQYGRSKHANTIEIMWKIDPWLNKGMNSDWERTAGCYYCHGTVLKKDAKGNLDASTWPNVGVGRVNMDGSLGSCTSCHTRHRFSVAEARKPEACGQCHLGPDHPQIEIYTESKHGAITETNKHEYRWDAAPGTWTAGVDYRSPSCAACHMSGSGEVIGSHDVTERLGWELQAPLTVRPQDFAAFPAKTNWQDEQEKMKKVCVQCHSKSWVDAHYVKTDQSVTEYNEVYYKPAKAMLDDLYAKGLLDSGKFFDEKLEVEFYELWHHEGRRARMGTAMMAPDYTWWHGFYECKHRYNNFMAEARHLIATGTKAEIFKDFPNANGDTTKPQVIFGSKQ